The genomic stretch ATTGGTCTGGACACAGGTGATTTCCATCCCGTTTATGGTGGTCCTGGCCTATACATATTCGCTGGAGTTGGCTTTTTTTGCGTTTCTTATCAGGGGGGGGCTGATGAATCTGGGGCAGCCGATCGGAACCAATTTCGGGATGGAGGTGGTCGATGAATCCGAGCAAGCCTTTGTCAATGCTTTATTTATGTTTGGGTGGAATTCTTCATGGATGGTATCAACCGTTGTCGGCGGCCGGCTGATCGAGGCTTACGGCTATACACTGCCGTTAATGATTACGGCAGGGCTTTACATGCTCTCTTCAATTTTGTATTATATATTTTTCAGGGACTCGGAACGGAAAACAGACAGCGGTTTTAAAGTAATAATGGCGGATAATGGCTAAGATAAAATTCAAGCTGGAAAAGGATGAGGTCGCCCGGCAGATACATTTTATTCTGCGGGAGCTTTATCCCGATTTGAGCATTGATCCGAAGTTGGTTTATGAACTGGTGGTCGAGACTGTCCCCGACGGCGCCGGATTCCGTTTCGAGGCGGCTCGGCTTGCCGAGAGAATCGGTCTGGAAAAAAAACATTTGGCGGCCGGTCTTTATCGGGAGCTGGGTGTGGAATTCGAAAAAAACTGGCATGACAAATCATATTTTGAAATAAAGATGGTCGGAGAGTCGATTGGTTTTCAACTCCTGAATTGGAAAAAAGATGACAAAAGATAAATTCAAAATTGCGATTTCCGAATGTACGGCTAAAGCATTCATTGAATTGCTGCCCTCGCTTTATGAAGAGCAACCCGATCATTATCTATTCGATGGCGGGCGACTGTATGAGATGCTCGAAACTCCCAAGAAACCGGAGATGGGCAATACCGCCCTGCCGCTGTTTTCGCCGGCCAAAGAAATCGGCAAAAATCCGATGGAACTTAATAAGCAATTGGCCGAAGCTCAAAATCGCATTACCCGAGATAATGATGATTACTCATTTCTGAGTTTTACCGCGGTGGGCGGGTTCAATAATGCCCGAATTGCCACCGAGGCGCTGGCCTCGGCGACACTTCCCCTGATCATCAGCCAGGACGAGGATTATGGTTCATCGAATGAAGGCGGCGGCAGAAATATCGTCATCGATTTTTCATCGCCCAATATTGCCAAGCCTTTCGGCGTGGCGCATCTCAGGACGACGGCGCTGGGGCATTCGCTGTACCGGATATTCGAGAAACTGGGATATAAATCAATCGGCATAAATCATCTCGGTGACTGGGGAACGCAGTTCGGGAAAATGATTGTCGCTTTCCGGAAATGGGGACGGGAAGAGGATCTTGAAAGGGACGCCGTTCTCAAGCTTTATGATTTGTATGTGAGATTTCATAGAGAAGAAGAAACCGATCCATCCCTAGCCGATGAGGCCCGTGAAGCTTTTCGAAGACTGGAACAGGGTGAGCATGATGAGGCGCATCTATGGAATTTGTTCAAGGAAGTCTCACTGGAGGCCTTCAAGGAAACATATAAAATGCTCGGCATCCATTTCGACTATTTTACCGGAGAGTCATTCTACAACGAAAAAATGCCGGAGGTGGTCGAAAGATTAAATAAAGCAGGGTTGACCCGGATTTCGGAAGGGGCGCTGATTGTCGATCTCGATAAATTCGGGCTACCGCCATGTATCCTGGCCAAAGGCGACGGAGCCACGCTTTATGCCACCCGCGATATAACCGGAGTCGTGTACCGCTGGGAGACTTTTAATTTTCACAAGGCTTTATATGTAGTCGGGACCGCCCAGCGGGATCATTTCAAGCAGGTCTTCAAGGTCATTGAATTGCTTGAAGAAGCGGAAAATGTTCCGCCGGAAAAGCGCTGCTCGCAAAATCTGGAACATGTTGAATTCGGATGGATCAAATTCAAGGATCAGACGATGTCCACCCGGAGGGGAAATATTATTTTACTCGATGATGTCCTGGATAAAGCGATCACGCTCGCCCGCGAAAAGATCGCCGAGAAAAATCCGAATCTGGAGCTGATCGACCAGACCGCCCGGCAGATTGGCATCGGGGCGGTGTTATTTGCCGATATGTCGGCCCGCCGCATGAAAGATATCAATTTCGACTGGGATGAGGTTCTTAATTTCGAGGGAGAGACGGGGCCGTATCTGCAGTACACCCATGCCCGGCTGTCCTCGCTGCTGCGGCATTATGATATCGAGTCGTCGGCTGAGGTTAATTATTCGATGCTGGATAATCCGGAAGAACATCGCGTTCTTGATTTACTCTATAAATTTCCGGAAACAATCAACGAGGCGGCGCGTAATTATGAGCCATACCTGATCGGTTCCCATTTAATTGAACTGGCCGGGGCCTTTAATAAAGTGTATCAGCGCAAGGATGACACGGGTCGGATGGACAAAATTATATCCGATGATCCCGAGCTGTCGGCGACCCGCATGGCGCTGGTCAAGGCGGTGAAAATTGTCATTCAGGAAGGTTTGTATTTAATGGGGATCGAGGCCCCCGATGAAATGTAGATTGTAATTATGAATACAAGAATATATCCGATTAAAATAATCCCCCCCTATCTGTCCTTTTCAGGAGACCACAATGCGACTCAGGCGGCTCTGATGCTGGCCGCATTGGCGAAGGGAAAGACGGTAATAAGAAATGCCGGAACCGGAGTCGATACCAACCGGACCATCG from candidate division Zixibacteria bacterium HGW-Zixibacteria-1 encodes the following:
- the argS gene encoding arginine--tRNA ligase, with product MTKDKFKIAISECTAKAFIELLPSLYEEQPDHYLFDGGRLYEMLETPKKPEMGNTALPLFSPAKEIGKNPMELNKQLAEAQNRITRDNDDYSFLSFTAVGGFNNARIATEALASATLPLIISQDEDYGSSNEGGGRNIVIDFSSPNIAKPFGVAHLRTTALGHSLYRIFEKLGYKSIGINHLGDWGTQFGKMIVAFRKWGREEDLERDAVLKLYDLYVRFHREEETDPSLADEAREAFRRLEQGEHDEAHLWNLFKEVSLEAFKETYKMLGIHFDYFTGESFYNEKMPEVVERLNKAGLTRISEGALIVDLDKFGLPPCILAKGDGATLYATRDITGVVYRWETFNFHKALYVVGTAQRDHFKQVFKVIELLEEAENVPPEKRCSQNLEHVEFGWIKFKDQTMSTRRGNIILLDDVLDKAITLAREKIAEKNPNLELIDQTARQIGIGAVLFADMSARRMKDINFDWDEVLNFEGETGPYLQYTHARLSSLLRHYDIESSAEVNYSMLDNPEEHRVLDLLYKFPETINEAARNYEPYLIGSHLIELAGAFNKVYQRKDDTGRMDKIISDDPELSATRMALVKAVKIVIQEGLYLMGIEAPDEM